Proteins from one Hyperolius riggenbachi isolate aHypRig1 chromosome 2, aHypRig1.pri, whole genome shotgun sequence genomic window:
- the LOC137544780 gene encoding proteoglycan 4-like, giving the protein METLRSSDWNAEIREKPDNCRKGKPDSCKEEKPDNCREEKPDSCKEEKPDNCREGKPDSCREEKPDSCREEKPDSCREEKPDSCREEKPDSCREEKPDSCREEKPDSCREEKPDNCREEKPDSCSEEIPDNCREEKPDSCREEKPDRCREEKPDSCSEEIPDNGREEKPDSCREKKPDRCREEKPDRCREEKPDSCREEKPDSCSEEIPDNGREEKPDSCREEKPDRCREEKPDRCSEEIPDNGREEKPDRCREEKPDSCREEKPDSCREEKPDSCREEKPDRCREEKPDRCSEEIPDNGREEKPDRCREKKPDSCREEKPDSCSEEIPDNGREEKPDSCREEKPDSCREEKPDSCSEEIPDNGREEKPDSCREENPDRCREEKPDRCTEEKPDRCREEKPDRCR; this is encoded by the exons aTGGAGACGCTGCGCTCCAGCGATTGGAACGCGGAAATTAG AGAGAAGCCTGACAACTGCAGAAAGGGGAAGCCTGACAGCTGCAAAGAGGAGAAGCCTGACAACTGCAGAGAGGAGAAGCCTGACAGCTGCAAAGAGGAGAAGCCTGACAACTGCAGAGAGGGGAAGCCTGATAGCTGTAGAGAGGAGAAGCCTGACAGCTGCAGAGAGGAGAAGCCTGACAGCTGCAGAGAGGAGAAGCCTGACAGCTGCAGAGAGGAGAAGCCTGACAGCTGCAGAGAGGAGAAGCCTGACAGCTGCAGAGAGGAGAAGCCTGACAGCTGCAGAGAGGAGAAGCCTGACAACTGCAGAGAGGAGAAGCCTGACAGCTGCAGTGAGGAGATTCCTGACAACTGCAGAGAGGAGAAGCCTGACAGCTGCAGAGAGGAGAAGCCTGACAGGTGCAGAGAGGAGAAGCCTGACAGCTGCAGTGAGGAGATTCCTGACAACGGCAGAGAGGAGAAGCCTGACAGCTGCAGAGAGAAGAAGCCTGACAGATGCAGAGAGGAGAAGCCTGACAGATGCAGAGAGGAGAAGCCTGACAGCTGCAGAGAGGAGAAGCCTGACAGCTGCAGTGAGGAGATTCCTGACAATGGCAGAGAGGAGAAGCCTGACAGCTGCAGAGAGGAAAAGCCTGACAGGTGCAGAGAGGAGAAGCCTGACAGGTGCAGTGAGGAGATTCCTGACAACGGCAGAGAGGAGAAGCCTGACAGATGCAGAGAGGAGAAGCCTGACAGCTGCAGAGAGGAGAAGCCTGACAGCTGCAGAGAGGAGAAGCCTGACAGCTGCAGAGAGGAAAAGCCTGACAGGTGCAGAGAGGAGAAGCCTGACAGGTGCAGTGAGGAGATTCCTGACAACGGCAGAGAGGAGAAGCCTGACAGATGCAGAGAGAAGAAGCCTGACAGCTGCAGAGAGGAGAAGCCTGACAGCTGCAGTGAGGAGATTCCTGACAACGGCAGAGAGGAGAAGCCTGACAGCTGCAGAGAGGAGAAGCCTGACAGCTGCAGAGAGGAGAAGCCTGACAGCTGCAGTGAGGAGATTCCTGACAACGGCAGAGAGGAGAAGCCTGACAGCTGCAGAGAGGAGAATCCTGACAGGTGCAGAGAGGAGAAGCCTGACAGGTGCACAGAGGAGAAGCCTGACAGGTGCAGAGAGGAGAAGCCTGACAGGTGCAGATAG